A window of Bradyrhizobium sp. AZCC 1610 contains these coding sequences:
- the phnY gene encoding phosphonoacetaldehyde dehydrogenase yields MNVPFSYAAKREAMRIAGKHVTTDDVIEVRNPYDGSLVGTVPAARPEHVREAFGKAKAFKPKLSRFERQQILQKAAELLRGRRASFARIISAESGLCWKDAIYESTRAYDVWSFAAQLAVKDDGESYACDISPNGKARRIHTLRTPLLGVISAITPFNHPLNMVSHKLAPAIATNNRVVLKPTELTPLTALALADVLYEAGLPPEMLSVVTGNPSTMGDAMITDPDADLVTFTGSVRVGKHIARTAGYKRIVLELGGNDPLIVMEDADLDKAAELAVQGATKNSGQRCTAVKRILVVEKIADEFSKCVLEKARKLKCGDPADPETDVGTVINERSAVLFENRVNDAVTKGAELLHGNDRQGALYAPTVVDRVPYDCELVHEETFGPVIPIIRCPNDIAEVIRISNSTAYGLSSGVCTNRLDYITRFINELEVGTVNVWEVPGYRTEMSPFGGIKDSGQGYKEGVVEAMKGFTNVRTYSLPWQS; encoded by the coding sequence ATGAACGTGCCTTTCAGTTACGCGGCAAAGCGAGAGGCGATGCGGATTGCCGGCAAACACGTCACGACCGATGACGTGATCGAGGTCCGTAATCCCTACGACGGATCGCTCGTCGGCACCGTGCCGGCAGCGCGCCCCGAACACGTGCGCGAAGCGTTTGGCAAGGCGAAAGCGTTCAAGCCGAAACTGTCGCGCTTCGAGCGTCAGCAAATTCTGCAGAAGGCTGCTGAACTGCTGCGCGGTCGGCGCGCATCCTTCGCGCGTATCATTTCGGCGGAGTCCGGCCTCTGCTGGAAGGACGCGATCTACGAGTCGACGCGCGCCTACGACGTCTGGTCGTTCGCCGCACAACTCGCGGTCAAGGACGACGGCGAGTCCTATGCGTGCGACATCTCGCCGAACGGCAAGGCGCGCCGTATCCACACGCTGCGGACCCCGTTGCTGGGCGTCATCTCGGCGATCACGCCATTCAATCATCCGCTCAACATGGTGAGCCACAAGCTCGCGCCTGCGATCGCAACGAACAACCGGGTCGTTCTCAAGCCGACTGAGCTGACTCCACTGACCGCACTTGCACTCGCGGACGTGCTCTACGAAGCGGGACTGCCGCCTGAGATGCTCTCCGTGGTCACGGGTAATCCGTCCACGATGGGCGATGCGATGATCACGGATCCGGACGCAGACCTGGTTACTTTCACGGGCTCCGTACGCGTCGGCAAGCACATCGCCCGCACCGCAGGCTACAAGCGTATCGTGCTCGAACTCGGCGGCAACGATCCGCTGATCGTCATGGAGGACGCCGACCTCGACAAGGCGGCCGAGCTGGCCGTGCAGGGCGCGACGAAGAATTCGGGCCAACGCTGCACGGCGGTGAAGCGCATTCTCGTCGTCGAGAAGATCGCCGATGAATTCTCGAAATGCGTGCTCGAAAAGGCCAGGAAGCTGAAATGCGGCGACCCGGCCGATCCGGAAACCGATGTTGGCACGGTCATCAATGAGCGATCCGCTGTGCTGTTCGAAAACCGTGTCAATGACGCGGTGACGAAGGGCGCCGAGCTGCTTCACGGCAACGATCGCCAGGGCGCCCTCTATGCCCCAACCGTCGTCGACCGCGTGCCGTACGATTGCGAACTCGTGCATGAGGAGACGTTTGGACCAGTGATCCCGATAATTCGCTGTCCGAACGACATCGCAGAGGTGATCCGCATTTCCAATTCGACAGCCTACGGGCTGTCTTCCGGAGTTTGCACAAATCGCCTCGATTACATTACGCGCTTCATCAACGAACTTGAGGTCGGCACCGTGAACGTGTGGGAGGTGCCGGGCTATCGCACCGAGATGTCGCCGTTCGGCGGCATCAAGGACTCCGGGCAGGGCTACAAGGAGGGCGTTGTGGAGGCCATGAAAGGGTTCACCAACGTCCGGACGTACTCGCTGCCCTGGCAGAGTTAA
- the phnC gene encoding phosphonate ABC transporter ATP-binding protein → MIKIEGLKKSYGGKPVLQGIDLEVKSGEFLIVLGPSGAGKSTMLRCINGLTPPDAGRIVIDGTIFDSKRAAGGRLRPVAMIFQHHNLVKRLTVLKNILVGRMAGMSSILSALQIFPTKDVEIAMECLQRVELTHKAMARADQLSGGEQQRIGIARALAQRPAVILCDEPVASLDPKTSRVVLGYLKAICKEEGIAVICNLHQVDYAVEFGERIVGLSGGKVVFDDTPDHLTVDVVHQIYPGLEDPGVARVLRPNAGPRLVSNSLDPIALAASA, encoded by the coding sequence ATGATCAAGATCGAAGGTTTGAAGAAATCTTACGGCGGGAAGCCGGTGCTCCAGGGCATCGACCTCGAGGTGAAATCCGGCGAGTTCCTCATCGTCCTCGGCCCCAGCGGCGCCGGAAAATCCACCATGCTCCGTTGCATCAACGGCCTGACACCGCCGGACGCCGGCCGGATCGTCATCGACGGCACGATCTTCGACTCCAAACGTGCGGCCGGCGGGCGGTTGCGCCCGGTCGCGATGATATTTCAGCACCACAACCTGGTGAAGCGACTGACCGTGCTCAAGAACATCCTGGTCGGCCGCATGGCCGGGATGTCCTCGATCCTCTCCGCACTGCAAATCTTCCCGACGAAGGACGTCGAGATCGCAATGGAATGTCTTCAGCGCGTCGAGCTGACACACAAGGCAATGGCGCGCGCCGACCAGCTCTCCGGCGGCGAGCAGCAGCGCATCGGCATTGCCCGTGCGCTGGCCCAACGCCCGGCGGTCATCCTGTGCGACGAGCCGGTGGCCAGCCTCGACCCGAAAACCTCGCGTGTCGTGCTCGGCTATCTCAAGGCGATCTGCAAGGAAGAAGGCATCGCCGTCATCTGCAATCTGCATCAGGTCGACTACGCAGTCGAATTTGGCGAGCGCATCGTCGGTCTCTCGGGCGGCAAAGTGGTGTTCGACGATACGCCGGACCACCTCACTGTCGACGTCGTGCACCAGATCTATCCGGGATTGGAAGATCCGGGCGTCGCCCGCGTGTTGCGGCCGAACGCCGGCCCACGCCTGGTGTCGAATTCGCTCGATCCCATCGCCCTTGCGGCATCCGCCTGA
- the phnE gene encoding phosphonate ABC transporter, permease protein PhnE yields the protein MSGYQLVLRPPQGRFGWWGTGILGLLIVGFLYWAAVGSQINAANLWNGIPYMWDFLVRMMPPNPEFIEKLWRPALESLQVAIWGTLLGVAISLPISFFAARNLSPHPAIYHFTRQVLNCMRGINEIILALIFVAAIGLGPFAGVLALAIHGAGMLGKFFAEAMEDIDEGPLEAFRSAAAGPFKTFFFGVLPQVLPAWLGTIFYRLETNVRQSTVLGMVGAGGIGFELVSSMKLFQYQDTATCILVILAMVLVTDLLSSRVRSMIR from the coding sequence ATGTCCGGCTACCAACTCGTTCTTCGTCCGCCTCAGGGCCGCTTCGGCTGGTGGGGCACCGGCATCCTCGGTCTGTTGATCGTGGGCTTCCTCTATTGGGCTGCAGTCGGATCGCAGATCAACGCGGCCAATCTCTGGAACGGCATCCCTTATATGTGGGACTTTCTGGTCCGCATGATGCCGCCGAATCCGGAGTTCATTGAGAAGCTCTGGCGGCCCGCGCTGGAAAGCCTGCAGGTCGCGATCTGGGGAACGTTGCTCGGCGTGGCGATCTCGCTGCCGATCAGCTTTTTTGCGGCCCGCAACCTTTCACCGCATCCGGCGATTTATCACTTCACCCGCCAAGTGCTGAACTGCATGCGCGGCATCAACGAGATTATCCTGGCGCTGATCTTCGTCGCCGCCATCGGCCTCGGCCCGTTCGCCGGCGTGCTCGCTCTCGCCATCCACGGCGCGGGTATGCTCGGCAAGTTCTTTGCCGAAGCCATGGAAGACATCGACGAAGGTCCGCTCGAAGCGTTCCGCTCGGCCGCCGCTGGCCCGTTCAAGACCTTCTTCTTCGGTGTGCTGCCGCAAGTGCTGCCGGCCTGGCTCGGTACCATCTTCTACCGTCTCGAGACCAACGTGCGCCAATCCACCGTGCTCGGCATGGTCGGCGCGGGCGGCATCGGCTTCGAACTCGTGTCCTCGATGAAGCTGTTCCAATATCAGGACACGGCGACCTGCATCCTGGTCATCCTTGCGATGGTGTTGGTCACCGACCTCCTTTCCTCCCGCGTCCGCTCGATGATCCGCTGA
- the psrA gene encoding iron-containing alcohol dehydrogenase PsrA — MRWAYWNPVKVRFGAGTFDEVGGLIGKRRYALVTYNQPIFNDLAARLAKVAGEPVAVIDNIETNPDCADLVNSCRVFGAATQAPEVIVALGGGSMMDAAKVLAASKGDFENVRRHLTERAPLDTSAIVPIIAVPTTSGTGSEVTHWATVWDSANGSKYSLAHPLLYPEAAVLDPQLILGAPRGLTLATGLDSLSHALESIWNVNANPVSAGFAVEAAREIIETLPRLLDNLGDIDLRTRQARGSLLAGFAFSQTKTALAHNISYDITLKIGLIHGIACSFSLPIVMGWAIGNSPDCDAALRRIFGPDLSEGVRKLRSFLEGIGVKTDPVTYGVSPAEWTRLVEKALEGERGRNFIGRQTVKAA; from the coding sequence ATGCGGTGGGCCTACTGGAATCCCGTGAAAGTTCGCTTCGGCGCAGGGACATTCGATGAAGTCGGAGGCCTGATCGGCAAGCGCCGCTATGCCCTCGTGACCTATAATCAACCGATTTTCAACGACCTGGCGGCGCGCCTTGCAAAGGTCGCGGGCGAGCCGGTTGCCGTCATCGACAACATCGAGACCAACCCGGACTGCGCCGATCTGGTGAATTCCTGCCGCGTCTTCGGCGCTGCAACGCAAGCGCCTGAAGTCATCGTTGCCCTCGGTGGCGGCTCGATGATGGATGCGGCCAAGGTGCTGGCTGCAAGCAAGGGCGACTTCGAGAATGTCCGCCGCCATCTTACCGAGAGGGCCCCGCTGGACACGTCGGCGATCGTGCCGATCATTGCGGTGCCGACTACTTCCGGAACCGGCAGCGAAGTCACCCATTGGGCAACCGTGTGGGATTCGGCCAACGGAAGCAAGTATTCGCTGGCGCATCCGTTGCTCTATCCCGAAGCCGCCGTGCTCGATCCGCAGCTTATCCTTGGGGCGCCGCGAGGGCTGACCCTGGCGACCGGTCTCGACTCCCTGTCACATGCGCTGGAGAGCATCTGGAACGTCAACGCCAACCCGGTCTCGGCCGGCTTCGCGGTCGAGGCCGCGCGCGAGATCATCGAAACGCTGCCGCGCCTGCTCGACAATCTCGGCGATATCGATCTGCGCACCCGTCAGGCGCGCGGCAGCCTGCTCGCCGGCTTCGCTTTCTCGCAGACCAAGACGGCTTTGGCCCACAACATCTCCTACGACATTACGCTGAAGATCGGACTGATCCACGGCATCGCCTGTTCGTTCTCGCTGCCGATCGTGATGGGGTGGGCAATAGGCAACAGCCCCGACTGCGACGCCGCACTGCGCCGCATCTTTGGCCCGGACCTCAGCGAAGGTGTTCGCAAGCTGCGGTCTTTCCTCGAGGGGATCGGCGTCAAGACTGATCCTGTCACCTACGGCGTTTCGCCGGCGGAATGGACACGCCTGGTCGAGAAGGCGCTGGAAGGCGAGCGCGGCAGGAATTTCATTGGAAGGCAGACGGTCAAGGCAGCGTAG
- a CDS encoding ABC transporter substrate-binding protein, which produces MFARNLSRLGVLAAAAMLASTAALAQVSDDLVKIGVLTDMNGPAATPTGQGSVTSAQMAIDDFGGKVLGKPISIIVGDHQLKPDIGGGIARRWYDVDQVDLIVDVPVSAVGLAVQNIANDKKKLFITHSTLAADFHGKFCSPYAMQWVIDTRSLAAGTAQAVVKRGGDSWFFITDDYAFGHALERDASTVVTANGGKVLGSVRPPLATPDLSSFVLQAQASKAKIIGIAAGPPNNMNEIKTAAEFGVFKGGQQMAALLALITDIHSLGLPAAQGLLLTTSFYWDMDDKTREWSKRYFAKMNRMPTMWQAGVYSSVMSYLNAIKEAGTDEPLKVAAKMREKPIEDFFSRNGKLREDNLMVHDLWLVQVKKPEESKYPWDYYQILAKIPGDEAFGPPDPACAMAKK; this is translated from the coding sequence ATGTTCGCCAGGAACCTATCCAGGCTGGGAGTACTCGCGGCCGCCGCGATGCTGGCATCGACCGCCGCGCTCGCGCAAGTTTCAGACGATTTGGTCAAGATCGGCGTTCTCACCGACATGAACGGTCCGGCGGCGACGCCGACCGGCCAGGGCTCGGTTACATCGGCGCAAATGGCGATCGATGATTTCGGCGGCAAGGTGCTGGGCAAGCCGATCAGCATCATCGTCGGCGACCACCAGCTCAAGCCTGACATCGGCGGCGGCATCGCGCGGCGCTGGTACGACGTCGACCAGGTCGACCTGATCGTCGACGTTCCGGTGTCGGCGGTCGGTCTTGCGGTGCAGAACATCGCCAATGACAAGAAGAAGCTGTTCATCACGCATTCTACGCTGGCCGCGGATTTCCACGGCAAATTCTGCTCGCCCTACGCGATGCAGTGGGTGATCGACACCCGTTCGCTCGCGGCAGGCACCGCGCAGGCCGTGGTCAAGCGCGGCGGCGACAGCTGGTTCTTCATCACCGACGACTATGCCTTCGGCCACGCGCTGGAACGCGACGCTTCTACCGTCGTCACCGCCAATGGTGGCAAGGTGCTGGGCTCGGTGCGTCCGCCGCTGGCAACGCCTGATCTGTCGTCCTTCGTGCTGCAGGCGCAGGCTTCCAAGGCCAAGATCATCGGTATCGCGGCGGGTCCGCCCAACAACATGAACGAGATCAAGACCGCCGCCGAGTTCGGCGTATTCAAGGGCGGCCAGCAGATGGCGGCACTGCTCGCGCTGATCACCGACATCCATTCGCTGGGATTGCCGGCAGCCCAAGGCCTGTTGCTGACGACGTCGTTCTACTGGGACATGGACGACAAGACCCGGGAATGGTCGAAGCGCTATTTCGCCAAGATGAACCGGATGCCGACGATGTGGCAGGCCGGCGTCTATTCCTCGGTCATGAGCTATCTCAACGCGATCAAGGAGGCCGGCACCGACGAGCCGCTGAAAGTGGCGGCGAAGATGCGCGAAAAGCCGATCGAGGATTTCTTTTCCCGCAACGGCAAACTGCGCGAGGACAATCTGATGGTGCATGACCTGTGGCTGGTGCAGGTCAAGAAGCCGGAGGAATCGAAATATCCGTGGGACTATTATCAGATCCTCGCCAAGATCCCGGGCGATGAAGCGTTCGGCCCGCCGGATCCGGCGTGTGCGATGGCGAAGAAATAA
- a CDS encoding LysR substrate-binding domain-containing protein gives MRYTQLRSFHAVATAGGFNAASDAVHITQPTLTAQVGALEREYGVELFIKKGRRRELTDTGRQLLAITSRLFAEEEEAVAFLEQSRELKTGRLSIGAVGPYHVTEMLAAFNRAYPGIELAVKLGNSHEVLDDLLDYKSDIAVLAHIDEDDRLLTLPYRRHPVGVFVRTDHPLAKQKSVKISELEGEPLIIRETGSTTRRAFEQALAKAKIKPRIVMEIGSREAIREAVIRGLGISYVSEAEFVPDSSLRLIPISNAGIFTYAHVVILRKRETSRIIRAFLEVVRKTKVSNTK, from the coding sequence ATGCGATACACCCAGCTTCGCTCTTTCCATGCTGTGGCGACTGCAGGCGGCTTCAATGCCGCGTCGGATGCAGTTCACATCACGCAGCCGACGCTGACAGCCCAGGTCGGCGCGCTGGAGCGGGAGTATGGCGTCGAGCTCTTCATCAAGAAGGGCCGCCGCCGCGAGTTGACCGACACGGGACGGCAACTACTGGCGATTACGTCGCGCCTGTTTGCCGAGGAAGAAGAAGCGGTCGCATTCCTGGAGCAGTCGCGCGAGCTCAAGACCGGTCGGCTTTCGATTGGCGCGGTCGGCCCCTATCACGTCACTGAGATGCTTGCGGCCTTCAATCGCGCCTATCCGGGGATCGAACTCGCCGTGAAGCTCGGCAACTCGCACGAGGTTCTCGATGACCTTCTTGACTACAAGAGCGACATCGCGGTGCTAGCGCACATTGATGAGGACGATCGTCTTCTCACTCTTCCATATAGACGCCATCCAGTCGGCGTCTTTGTGCGCACCGATCATCCGCTGGCGAAGCAGAAGAGCGTCAAGATCTCCGAACTCGAAGGCGAACCACTAATTATCCGTGAGACCGGCTCTACGACGCGACGCGCGTTCGAGCAAGCGCTCGCTAAGGCAAAGATCAAGCCGCGCATCGTCATGGAGATCGGAAGCCGCGAGGCGATCCGCGAAGCCGTCATTCGCGGGTTGGGTATAAGCTACGTCTCGGAAGCCGAGTTCGTTCCAGACTCTTCTCTGCGCCTCATCCCAATCAGTAATGCGGGAATTTTCACCTATGCGCATGTTGTGATCTTGCGGAAGCGCGAAACCAGCCGGATCATCCGCGCGTTTCTCGAAGTCGTGCGTAAGACAAAGGTTTCCAATACAAAGTAG
- the phnD gene encoding phosphonate ABC transporter substrate-binding protein yields the protein MNITRRKMLVGSVAAAGALVAMPNVLRAEGVIRVGLIPSEDSRAMLASSQQLLDALEKNLGMKVQGFVAADYNGVIEAMRAGHIEVAYLGPFSYVLGASVANIEAFATAETQKSGRTFYHSQIITRKDSGIKDINDLKGRTFAFVDPSSTSGHLFPKAGLIKLGIDPEKFFGRVLFTGSHDANALAVANKRVDAATIADRIFDAAVQKNLVKREDIHVVWSSDPIPESPTVWRKNLTPELKAKIKAAFLNIKDITWADQGKLNRFVETNDAAYDVIRDTAKALNLDLKKMK from the coding sequence ATGAACATCACGCGTCGGAAAATGCTCGTCGGGTCCGTTGCTGCGGCCGGCGCCTTGGTCGCCATGCCGAATGTGTTGCGTGCAGAGGGTGTGATCCGCGTCGGTCTCATTCCATCAGAAGATTCCCGCGCGATGCTGGCGTCGAGCCAGCAGCTGCTCGATGCGCTCGAAAAGAATCTCGGCATGAAGGTGCAGGGGTTCGTTGCCGCCGACTACAACGGCGTCATCGAGGCGATGCGCGCCGGTCACATCGAGGTGGCCTATCTCGGCCCGTTCTCCTATGTGCTCGGCGCCTCCGTGGCCAACATCGAGGCGTTTGCTACCGCCGAGACACAAAAGTCCGGCCGCACCTTCTATCACAGCCAGATCATCACGCGGAAAGACAGTGGCATCAAGGATATCAACGATCTCAAGGGCAGGACCTTCGCGTTCGTCGATCCGTCTTCGACCTCCGGTCATTTGTTCCCGAAAGCTGGCCTGATCAAGCTCGGCATCGACCCGGAGAAATTCTTTGGCCGCGTTCTTTTCACCGGCTCGCACGATGCCAACGCACTGGCGGTCGCCAACAAGCGTGTCGACGCGGCCACCATCGCCGACCGCATCTTCGACGCCGCAGTGCAGAAGAATCTCGTCAAGCGCGAGGACATCCACGTCGTGTGGAGTTCTGACCCGATCCCGGAATCGCCGACGGTGTGGCGCAAGAATCTGACACCGGAACTGAAGGCGAAGATCAAGGCTGCGTTCTTGAACATCAAGGACATCACCTGGGCCGATCAGGGCAAACTCAATCGCTTCGTCGAGACCAATGATGCGGCTTACGATGTGATCCGCGACACCGCTAAGGCGCTCAATCTCGATCTCAAGAAAATGAAATGA
- the phnA gene encoding phosphonoacetate hydrolase yields the protein MLTRTPASVTTNGRSYRVPNTPTVVICIDGSEPGYIERAIEKGLCPNLERILKTGTNTLALSVIPSFTNPNNLSIITGRPPAVHGIAGNFFYDREAKQEVMMNDARFLRAPTILAEFQKAGSKVAMVTAKDKLRTLLGKGLDFQKGTAIAFSSEKADKANMAENGIENVLEFVGMKVPEVYSADLSEFVFAAGVKLLKTFRPDVMYLSTTDYVQHKAAPGSAIADSFYKMFDRYVGELDALGCVLVMTADHGMNDKHLPNGEPDVIYLQEILDGKFGAGTTRVILPITDPYVAHHGALGSFATVYVDNDKRQAVLDHIKTIVGVEVAIPADEACKRFELPADRIGDVVVLSSKHKVLGTSAAKHDLSGLTEPLRSHGGLTEQTVPMIANRKIVVPAGRTLRNFDVFDVALNLVA from the coding sequence ATGCTCACACGTACTCCCGCTTCCGTGACGACGAATGGCCGCAGCTATCGCGTCCCCAATACCCCGACCGTCGTCATTTGTATCGACGGTTCCGAGCCCGGCTATATCGAGCGCGCTATCGAGAAGGGACTCTGCCCCAACCTCGAACGGATACTGAAGACCGGCACGAACACGCTCGCGCTGTCGGTGATCCCGAGTTTCACAAACCCGAACAACCTGTCGATCATCACCGGCCGGCCGCCGGCCGTGCACGGCATCGCCGGCAACTTCTTCTATGACCGCGAGGCAAAGCAGGAAGTAATGATGAACGACGCCCGCTTCCTGCGTGCACCCACGATCCTCGCCGAGTTCCAGAAGGCCGGCAGCAAGGTCGCCATGGTGACCGCGAAGGACAAGTTGCGCACGCTGCTGGGAAAGGGCCTCGACTTCCAAAAGGGCACGGCCATCGCGTTCTCGTCGGAGAAGGCCGACAAGGCCAACATGGCCGAAAACGGCATCGAAAATGTGCTCGAATTCGTCGGCATGAAAGTGCCGGAAGTCTATTCGGCCGATCTGTCGGAGTTCGTCTTCGCGGCCGGCGTCAAGCTGCTCAAGACCTTTCGGCCGGACGTGATGTATCTTTCGACCACGGACTACGTGCAGCACAAGGCGGCGCCGGGTTCTGCGATCGCCGACAGCTTCTACAAGATGTTCGACCGCTACGTCGGAGAGCTCGATGCGCTGGGCTGCGTGCTGGTGATGACCGCCGATCACGGCATGAACGACAAACATTTGCCAAACGGCGAGCCGGATGTCATCTACCTGCAGGAGATCCTTGACGGGAAATTCGGTGCCGGGACGACGCGCGTGATTTTGCCGATCACAGACCCGTACGTCGCGCATCATGGTGCGCTCGGCTCATTCGCGACTGTCTACGTCGATAACGACAAGCGGCAAGCCGTGCTCGATCACATCAAGACGATCGTGGGGGTCGAGGTTGCGATCCCGGCGGACGAGGCCTGTAAGCGGTTCGAGCTTCCGGCCGACCGTATTGGCGACGTCGTCGTGCTGTCGTCGAAACACAAGGTGCTCGGCACCTCCGCCGCCAAGCACGATCTGTCGGGACTCACTGAGCCGCTGCGTTCGCACGGCGGTCTCACGGAGCAGACCGTGCCGATGATCGCGAATCGAAAGATCGTGGTTCCTGCCGGCCGTACGCTGCGCAATTTCGACGTCTTCGACGTCGCGTTGAATCTCGTAGCCTGA
- a CDS encoding TAXI family TRAP transporter solute-binding subunit, which yields MKLAGIVWAGLLLLAGGAAAQEGGKAITKTTISLGTATPGGGFPVYGNAFAEVMNAADPALSIEPRNTKGSNENIPLLESDQLDIALVAGEPSYEAFMGIGRAATKLKILTAMYSSPGMFVVRADSPYKTIRDLVGQPVAFGAKGSGLPILSRYMLDGIGLKQDEDFKSIYLDRAGDGPAMVQDGRAAALWGAGIGWPGFAAMVQAPGGARFIAPDASEIARVRAKHAFLKPLTVPANSYPNQPAAIDSVGSWSFVLARESLPDDVAYRLARTLHGAEGALCKKLPQACETTAANTIAAAPNAALIHPGVMKYFREAGVVK from the coding sequence ATGAAACTCGCTGGAATCGTCTGGGCCGGTTTGCTTTTGCTCGCGGGCGGCGCCGCGGCGCAGGAGGGAGGCAAGGCCATTACCAAGACCACAATCAGCCTGGGAACCGCGACGCCGGGCGGCGGCTTTCCCGTCTACGGCAATGCCTTCGCGGAGGTGATGAACGCCGCCGACCCGGCACTCTCGATCGAGCCGCGCAACACCAAGGGCTCCAACGAAAACATCCCGCTGCTGGAATCCGATCAGCTCGACATCGCGCTGGTGGCCGGCGAGCCGTCCTATGAGGCCTTCATGGGCATCGGGCGGGCGGCAACGAAACTGAAGATCCTCACCGCGATGTATTCCAGCCCCGGCATGTTCGTGGTGCGGGCGGACAGTCCCTACAAGACGATCAGGGATCTGGTCGGCCAGCCGGTCGCGTTCGGCGCGAAGGGCTCCGGCCTGCCGATCCTGTCGCGCTATATGCTCGACGGCATCGGGCTGAAGCAGGATGAGGACTTCAAGTCGATCTATCTTGATCGCGCCGGCGACGGCCCCGCCATGGTGCAGGACGGCCGTGCCGCCGCGCTGTGGGGCGCGGGCATCGGCTGGCCGGGATTTGCCGCGATGGTGCAGGCGCCGGGCGGCGCCCGCTTCATCGCGCCCGACGCCAGCGAGATCGCGCGCGTCCGCGCCAAGCACGCTTTTCTCAAGCCGCTGACGGTCCCCGCCAACAGCTATCCCAACCAGCCGGCGGCCATCGATTCCGTCGGCTCATGGAGTTTTGTGCTGGCGCGCGAGAGCCTGCCCGACGACGTCGCCTACCGGCTGGCACGCACGCTGCACGGCGCCGAGGGCGCGCTTTGCAAGAAGCTGCCGCAGGCCTGCGAGACCACGGCCGCGAACACGATTGCGGCTGCGCCGAATGCAGCGCTGATCCATCCCGGCGTGATGAAGTATTTCCGCGAGGCGGGGGTGGTGAAGTAG
- a CDS encoding DoxX family protein, giving the protein MPKNPFTDVWQFLTATTGDYLQLGNWRFLILALFWALLLAGIAVAFQNWREDSAQRSGRHLGIWLVRVLIGCMWFEGMLWKLPLPVSGGLQYWTEQETTRAAFEFHGTFVKDIVLPNMNFFGPIVFLAELVFAASMILGLAVRFVGVLAVAYTLQLWLGIYRPGDPAEWPWSYMFLAMLMFLFVLEGAGRSLGLDAWLRRKVPAVRDKKGLVGWFLHIAG; this is encoded by the coding sequence ATGCCCAAAAATCCCTTCACCGATGTCTGGCAGTTCCTGACCGCGACTACCGGCGACTATCTTCAGCTCGGAAACTGGCGCTTTCTGATCCTGGCGCTGTTCTGGGCGCTGCTGCTCGCCGGCATTGCAGTGGCCTTCCAGAATTGGCGGGAGGATTCGGCGCAACGTAGCGGGCGACATCTTGGAATCTGGCTGGTCCGGGTCCTGATCGGCTGCATGTGGTTCGAAGGCATGTTGTGGAAACTCCCGCTACCGGTGTCCGGCGGTCTGCAATACTGGACCGAACAGGAAACGACCCGCGCAGCGTTCGAGTTTCACGGCACCTTCGTGAAGGATATCGTGTTGCCCAACATGAATTTCTTTGGGCCAATTGTTTTTCTTGCCGAGCTCGTGTTTGCCGCGTCGATGATCCTCGGGCTCGCGGTACGATTCGTGGGCGTGCTGGCCGTCGCCTATACGCTGCAACTCTGGCTCGGCATCTATCGGCCGGGCGATCCGGCCGAGTGGCCGTGGTCGTACATGTTCCTGGCCATGCTGATGTTCCTGTTTGTGCTAGAGGGCGCCGGCCGCAGTCTTGGCCTTGATGCCTGGTTGCGCCGCAAAGTTCCAGCCGTGCGCGACAAGAAAGGTCTTGTCGGTTGGTTCCTGCATATCGCAGGCTAG